A genomic region of Mus musculus strain C57BL/6J chromosome 7, GRCm38.p6 C57BL/6J contains the following coding sequences:
- the Zfp329 gene encoding zinc finger protein 329 isoform X2: MNIPSAVWNTRLKIKAQNVPEEESISFEVEMEGFTREAPCFPILGDNWDCENQERNLRQSPLIDEKTEAQEANCGHVNLGEHLSTNPALLPSQRVPGTNGFHVFNSDIKTFDCDQTLHSCPPSYAVKGTADGDACEKATQPSMEATQLVRNQMREKSYKYTESVKSLNHFTTALCDKKIKKRSKRFYKGKDFGDILALSSSLNEKRSHSAEKPYKCAECGKCFKRNSSLVLHHRTHTGEKPYTCNDCGKSFSKNYNLIVHRRIHTGEKPYKCSKCGKAFSDGSALTQHQRIHTGEKPYACLDCGKTFNRNSSLILHQRTHTGEKPYRCNECGKPFTDISHLTVHLRIHTGEKPYECSRCGKAFRDGSYLTQHERTHTGEKPFECVECGKSFSRNSHLIVHQKIHSGEKPYECKECGKTFIESAYLIRHQRVHTGEKPYGCNQCRKLFRNIAGLIRHQRIHTGERPYECNQCGKAFRDSSCLTKHQRIHTKETPYQCLKCGKSFRQNTHLVVHQRLHNREGPSQCPHCGKIFRRSWCLARHQRTHLEEQPTET, translated from the exons ATGAATATACCATCAGCTG taTGGAACACGAGACTGAAAATAAAAGCTCAGAATgttcctgaagaagaaagtatttcCTTTGAGGTAGAAATGGAGGGATTTACAAGAGAGGCTCCCTGCTTCCCCATTTTAGGTGATAATTGGGACTGTGAGAACCAGGAAAGAAATTTGAGGCAATCTCCTTTAATTGATGAGAAAACAGAGGCACAGGAAGCAAATTGTGGCCATGTTAATTTGGGGGAGCATTTGagtacaaatccagcccttctacCCTCTCAGAGAGTTCCTGGGACAAACGGCTTCCATGTTTTTAACTCAGATATTAAAACTTTTGATTGTGACCAAACCTTACATAGTTGCCCTCCAAGTTATGCAGTTAAGGGAACTGCTGACGGCGATGCTTGTGAGAAAGCCACCCAACCTTCCATGGAAGCCACTCAACTTGTAAGAAACCAAATGAGAGAGAAATCCTATAAATACACAGAAAGTGTTAAATCCTTAAACCACTTTACCACTGCCCTTTgtgataaaaaaattaagaaaagaagcaagagaTTTTATAAAGGTAAGGACTTTGGGGACATCTTAGCCCTGAGCTCATCTCTTAATGAAAAAAGAAGTCATTCTGCTGAGAAACCGTATAAATGTGCCGAATGTGGCAAGTGCTTCAAACGGAACTCCTCTCTGGTTTTACACCATCggactcacactggagagaaaccgtaTACCTGTAATGATTGCGGAAAATCATTCTCCAAGAACTACAACTTGATTGTACATCGAAggattcatacaggagagaaaccctataaatgcaGTAAGTGTGGGAAAGCTTTCAGTGATGGGTCAGCACTGACACAACACCAGAGGATTCACACAGGTGAGAAGCCTTATGCATGTCTAGATTGCGGAAAAACGTTCAACAGAAATTCATCCCTGATTTTGCATCAAAGAActcatacaggggaaaaaccatatagatgtaatgaatgtgggaagCCCTTCACTGACATTTCTCACCTTACTGTGCATCTCAGAatccacactggagagaagccctatgagtgTAGCAGATGTGGAAAGGCTTTCCGAGATGGCTcatacctcactcagcatgagaggacacacactggagagaagcctttTGAATGTGTAGAGTGTGGGAAATCCTTCAGTCGCAACTCTCACCTCATTGTGCATCAGAAAATTCATTCTggggagaagccctatgaatgtaaagaGTGTGGGAAAACTTTCATTGAGAGTGCATATCTCATCAGGCATCAGAGGGTCCACACTGGTGAGAAGCCGTACGGTTGTAACCAGTGTCGTAAACTCTTCAGGAACATTGCTGGACTTATCCGGCACCAGAGAATTCATACTGGTGAAAGGCCTTATGAGTgcaatcagtgtggtaaagcttttagGGATAGCTCCTGTCTGACCAAGCATCAGAGAATTCACACTAAGGAGACTCCATACCAGTGTCTGAAGTGTGGAAAGTCCTTCAGACAGAACACTCACCTGGTAGTACATCAGAGACTTCATAACAGAGAGGGTCCCAGCCAGTGTCCTCACTGTGGGAAAATATTTAGAAGGAGCTGGTGTCTTGCCCGACATCAGAGAACACACCTTGAAGAGCAGCCCACGGAAACATAA
- the Zfp329 gene encoding zinc finger protein 329 isoform X1 translates to MLSALLSVWNTRLKIKAQNVPEEESISFEVEMEGFTREAPCFPILGDNWDCENQERNLRQSPLIDEKTEAQEANCGHVNLGEHLSTNPALLPSQRVPGTNGFHVFNSDIKTFDCDQTLHSCPPSYAVKGTADGDACEKATQPSMEATQLVRNQMREKSYKYTESVKSLNHFTTALCDKKIKKRSKRFYKGKDFGDILALSSSLNEKRSHSAEKPYKCAECGKCFKRNSSLVLHHRTHTGEKPYTCNDCGKSFSKNYNLIVHRRIHTGEKPYKCSKCGKAFSDGSALTQHQRIHTGEKPYACLDCGKTFNRNSSLILHQRTHTGEKPYRCNECGKPFTDISHLTVHLRIHTGEKPYECSRCGKAFRDGSYLTQHERTHTGEKPFECVECGKSFSRNSHLIVHQKIHSGEKPYECKECGKTFIESAYLIRHQRVHTGEKPYGCNQCRKLFRNIAGLIRHQRIHTGERPYECNQCGKAFRDSSCLTKHQRIHTKETPYQCLKCGKSFRQNTHLVVHQRLHNREGPSQCPHCGKIFRRSWCLARHQRTHLEEQPTET, encoded by the exons ATGCTCTCCGCGCTGCTGTCGG taTGGAACACGAGACTGAAAATAAAAGCTCAGAATgttcctgaagaagaaagtatttcCTTTGAGGTAGAAATGGAGGGATTTACAAGAGAGGCTCCCTGCTTCCCCATTTTAGGTGATAATTGGGACTGTGAGAACCAGGAAAGAAATTTGAGGCAATCTCCTTTAATTGATGAGAAAACAGAGGCACAGGAAGCAAATTGTGGCCATGTTAATTTGGGGGAGCATTTGagtacaaatccagcccttctacCCTCTCAGAGAGTTCCTGGGACAAACGGCTTCCATGTTTTTAACTCAGATATTAAAACTTTTGATTGTGACCAAACCTTACATAGTTGCCCTCCAAGTTATGCAGTTAAGGGAACTGCTGACGGCGATGCTTGTGAGAAAGCCACCCAACCTTCCATGGAAGCCACTCAACTTGTAAGAAACCAAATGAGAGAGAAATCCTATAAATACACAGAAAGTGTTAAATCCTTAAACCACTTTACCACTGCCCTTTgtgataaaaaaattaagaaaagaagcaagagaTTTTATAAAGGTAAGGACTTTGGGGACATCTTAGCCCTGAGCTCATCTCTTAATGAAAAAAGAAGTCATTCTGCTGAGAAACCGTATAAATGTGCCGAATGTGGCAAGTGCTTCAAACGGAACTCCTCTCTGGTTTTACACCATCggactcacactggagagaaaccgtaTACCTGTAATGATTGCGGAAAATCATTCTCCAAGAACTACAACTTGATTGTACATCGAAggattcatacaggagagaaaccctataaatgcaGTAAGTGTGGGAAAGCTTTCAGTGATGGGTCAGCACTGACACAACACCAGAGGATTCACACAGGTGAGAAGCCTTATGCATGTCTAGATTGCGGAAAAACGTTCAACAGAAATTCATCCCTGATTTTGCATCAAAGAActcatacaggggaaaaaccatatagatgtaatgaatgtgggaagCCCTTCACTGACATTTCTCACCTTACTGTGCATCTCAGAatccacactggagagaagccctatgagtgTAGCAGATGTGGAAAGGCTTTCCGAGATGGCTcatacctcactcagcatgagaggacacacactggagagaagcctttTGAATGTGTAGAGTGTGGGAAATCCTTCAGTCGCAACTCTCACCTCATTGTGCATCAGAAAATTCATTCTggggagaagccctatgaatgtaaagaGTGTGGGAAAACTTTCATTGAGAGTGCATATCTCATCAGGCATCAGAGGGTCCACACTGGTGAGAAGCCGTACGGTTGTAACCAGTGTCGTAAACTCTTCAGGAACATTGCTGGACTTATCCGGCACCAGAGAATTCATACTGGTGAAAGGCCTTATGAGTgcaatcagtgtggtaaagcttttagGGATAGCTCCTGTCTGACCAAGCATCAGAGAATTCACACTAAGGAGACTCCATACCAGTGTCTGAAGTGTGGAAAGTCCTTCAGACAGAACACTCACCTGGTAGTACATCAGAGACTTCATAACAGAGAGGGTCCCAGCCAGTGTCCTCACTGTGGGAAAATATTTAGAAGGAGCTGGTGTCTTGCCCGACATCAGAGAACACACCTTGAAGAGCAGCCCACGGAAACATAA
- the Zfp329 gene encoding zinc finger protein 329, producing MEGFTREAPCFPILGDNWDCENQERNLRQSPLIDEKTEAQEANCGHVNLGEHLSTNPALLPSQRVPGTNGFHVFNSDIKTFDCDQTLHSCPPSYAVKGTADGDACEKATQPSMEATQLVRNQMREKSYKYTESVKSLNHFTTALCDKKIKKRSKRFYKGKDFGDILALSSSLNEKRSHSAEKPYKCAECGKCFKRNSSLVLHHRTHTGEKPYTCNDCGKSFSKNYNLIVHRRIHTGEKPYKCSKCGKAFSDGSALTQHQRIHTGEKPYACLDCGKTFNRNSSLILHQRTHTGEKPYRCNECGKPFTDISHLTVHLRIHTGEKPYECSRCGKAFRDGSYLTQHERTHTGEKPFECVECGKSFSRNSHLIVHQKIHSGEKPYECKECGKTFIESAYLIRHQRVHTGEKPYGCNQCRKLFRNIAGLIRHQRIHTGERPYECNQCGKAFRDSSCLTKHQRIHTKETPYQCLKCGKSFRQNTHLVVHQRLHNREGPSQCPHCGKIFRRSWCLARHQRTHLEEQPTET from the coding sequence ATGGAGGGATTTACAAGAGAGGCTCCCTGCTTCCCCATTTTAGGTGATAATTGGGACTGTGAGAACCAGGAAAGAAATTTGAGGCAATCTCCTTTAATTGATGAGAAAACAGAGGCACAGGAAGCAAATTGTGGCCATGTTAATTTGGGGGAGCATTTGagtacaaatccagcccttctacCCTCTCAGAGAGTTCCTGGGACAAACGGCTTCCATGTTTTTAACTCAGATATTAAAACTTTTGATTGTGACCAAACCTTACATAGTTGCCCTCCAAGTTATGCAGTTAAGGGAACTGCTGACGGCGATGCTTGTGAGAAAGCCACCCAACCTTCCATGGAAGCCACTCAACTTGTAAGAAACCAAATGAGAGAGAAATCCTATAAATACACAGAAAGTGTTAAATCCTTAAACCACTTTACCACTGCCCTTTgtgataaaaaaattaagaaaagaagcaagagaTTTTATAAAGGTAAGGACTTTGGGGACATCTTAGCCCTGAGCTCATCTCTTAATGAAAAAAGAAGTCATTCTGCTGAGAAACCGTATAAATGTGCCGAATGTGGCAAGTGCTTCAAACGGAACTCCTCTCTGGTTTTACACCATCggactcacactggagagaaaccgtaTACCTGTAATGATTGCGGAAAATCATTCTCCAAGAACTACAACTTGATTGTACATCGAAggattcatacaggagagaaaccctataaatgcaGTAAGTGTGGGAAAGCTTTCAGTGATGGGTCAGCACTGACACAACACCAGAGGATTCACACAGGTGAGAAGCCTTATGCATGTCTAGATTGCGGAAAAACGTTCAACAGAAATTCATCCCTGATTTTGCATCAAAGAActcatacaggggaaaaaccatatagatgtaatgaatgtgggaagCCCTTCACTGACATTTCTCACCTTACTGTGCATCTCAGAatccacactggagagaagccctatgagtgTAGCAGATGTGGAAAGGCTTTCCGAGATGGCTcatacctcactcagcatgagaggacacacactggagagaagcctttTGAATGTGTAGAGTGTGGGAAATCCTTCAGTCGCAACTCTCACCTCATTGTGCATCAGAAAATTCATTCTggggagaagccctatgaatgtaaagaGTGTGGGAAAACTTTCATTGAGAGTGCATATCTCATCAGGCATCAGAGGGTCCACACTGGTGAGAAGCCGTACGGTTGTAACCAGTGTCGTAAACTCTTCAGGAACATTGCTGGACTTATCCGGCACCAGAGAATTCATACTGGTGAAAGGCCTTATGAGTgcaatcagtgtggtaaagcttttagGGATAGCTCCTGTCTGACCAAGCATCAGAGAATTCACACTAAGGAGACTCCATACCAGTGTCTGAAGTGTGGAAAGTCCTTCAGACAGAACACTCACCTGGTAGTACATCAGAGACTTCATAACAGAGAGGGTCCCAGCCAGTGTCCTCACTGTGGGAAAATATTTAGAAGGAGCTGGTGTCTTGCCCGACATCAGAGAACACACCTTGAAGAGCAGCCCACGGAAACATAA